One Cryptomeria japonica chromosome 9, Sugi_1.0, whole genome shotgun sequence genomic window carries:
- the LOC131033511 gene encoding disease resistance RPP13-like protein 4 — protein MGTLRNDVKDLMKKRAAEMIHDSLKGRKSLIVLDDVWRAAKEDKIIEKLGLPIGNDGQYKVVVTTRNKEVGQNLKARIYEMELLSMQESWQLFCAYALPDYDKNLPPYHLEEIALQVEKRCARLPLALKTTGASLSGCTDIRK, from the coding sequence ATGGGAACTCTAAGGAATGATGTAAAAGATTTAATGAAAAAGCGGGCGGCGGAGATGATCCATGACAGCTTAAAAGGAAGAAAGTCGCTCATCGTGCTGGATGACGTCTGGAGGGCAGCCAAAGAAGATAAGATCATTGAGAAGCTTGGTCTTCCAATAGGCAATGATGGCCAATATAAAGTTGTGGTTACAACCAGAAACAAAGAGGTTGGCCAAAATCTTAAAGCTCGCATATATGAAATGGAGCTTTTATCCATGCAAGAGAGTTGGCAGCTGTTTTGTGCTTATGCCTTACCAGATTATGACAAAAATCTCCCGCCGTATCACCTTGAAGAGATAGCTCTTCAAGTTGAAAAGCGATGCGCGAGATTACCATTGGCTCTAAAGACAACAGGAGCTTCTCTCTCCGGTTGCACAGATATCAGAAAGTAG